GGCCATGGTGTTCCTCCTATGGGGACTCTCGGGGCCAGGACCGCTGTCAGATTCACATAATCGGATAAACCCCGCATGTTGGATCATTACCGTGCGTAGTGAGGAGGTAAGATGCGCCGTTTTCCGGATCCGCCACGCCGATGATCGAGTTCCGGCCGTTAACCCCTGTGCGGTCGGGCAGACTCGAAGGAAACCCTGAGTAAGCGGATCCGATCCTTTCCCGAAGACCGGACCCGTTGGAGTCGTTCCCGAATTCCTGGAAGAGGGTGGAACGCGTGGACCGTTGCGTCGTCCTGGTGGATGCCGGTTACCTGCTGGGCGCAGCCGCGAGCCTGCTGGCCGGGGAGCCCGCCCGTTCCCGCATCACCGTCGACCACGCGGCCCTGATCCAGGGCCTGCGGGAGCGGGCGGAGGCCGATACCGAACAGCCGTTGCTGCGGATCTACTGGTTCGACGGCGCCCCCGACCGCGTACCGCAGCCCGAACACCGCAGGCTGCGCGTCATGCCGCGGGTGACGGTACGGCTCGGCGCCCTGACCCGCAGCGACGGGCGCTGGGCGCAGAAGGGCGTCGACGCGGCGATGCACGCCGAGCTCACCGAACTCGCCAGGAACCGGGCCTGCTCGGACGTCGTCCTGGTGACCGGCGACGGCGATCTGCTGCCCGGCCTGATGTCCGCCAAGGAGCACGGCGTCGCCGTCCACCTCTGGGCCGTCCAGGCCGCCGACGGTGACTACAACCAGTCGGAGGACCTGGTCGCGGAGGCCGACGAGCGGAGCGTGCTGGACCGGGCCTGGATCACCCAGGCCGTACGGGCCAAGGAGACCGGCGGCGCCTGCGCCCCGCCCCCCGTACCGCGCCCCGAGATCGCCGCGATCCTCTCCGCGCCCCTGCCCGAGGCGGCCCTCGCGGCCTCCGCCGAGCGGGCCTCGGAGGCCCAGGCCGAAGCCGCCCGCAACGGCACGTCCACGCCACCCGACGAGAACACCGGCCACACCGCGCACGGCCACGGCGGCAGGGGCGTCCCCACCCCGAAGGACCTCGCGGGCAGCCTGCGCGGCCCCGCGGCGCAGGCGGACCGGCAGCAGCCCGCCCCGCCGCCCGCCAACGCGACCCTGCGCTGGTCCTCCGACCGGGGATGGGTGGAGCGCGGCGGCCCCCTCGGCGAACCCCCCGAGACCGCCTCCCTGCCGACGCTCGCCCAGGTCACCAGCGCCGAGCAGCGCTGGGCGGACCGGGAGGAGGACATCACCACGGTCGGCGGTGACCCCTTCGAGGTGGGGCAGGTCTTCGCCCGGCGCTGGATGGAACGCCTGCCGGAGACCGTCCACCTGCAGAAGCTGTCCACCATGTATCCCCGCATCCCGCACCGCATCGACGGCGAACTTCTGCGGTACGCCGCCCGCTTCGGGCTGCTCGCCCACAAGGACGACCAGATCGACGAGCACGACCGGTACGCGATCCGGGCGGGATTCTGGCGCGAGATCGACGTACGGGCGGCGGCGGAGCACACCCCGGCGGGCGAGAAGCCCACCCCGGCGGCCGACCGGCACGCGCCTGCCGCCGGGAAACCCACGAGCGCGGCGGCGGCCGGGGACTGAGCTCGCATCGGTACCGGCGGCGCTCAACCCCGCCGGTGTTTGCTGCGTTGATGTCCGATCGGTGCGGCCCCGGGCGTAATGCGGGTCCCCGGACCCCGTACCCTCGTACCTCGTGAGTACGGGCACAGCACAGGCGCAGACGGCGAACGGCACTGTGTGCGCGGTGCGTGACCTGGTCAAGATCTATCCCGCGGCCCGGGGCCGGCGCGGCACGCCCGCCACCCCCGAGGTACGCGCCACCGACGGCATCAGCCTGGACATCCGGCGCGGTGAGATCTTCGGGCTGCTCGGCCCCAACGGTGCCGGCAAGTCCACCCTCGTGCGACAGCTCACCGGGCTCATGCGGCCCGACTCGGGCAGCGTCGACCTGCTGGGCCACGACCTCGTGCGCCACCCCGAACGGGCCTCCCGGCTGATCGGCTACCTCGGGCAGGAATCGACCGCGCTCGACGAGCTGACCGTCGGGCTCGCCGCCGAGACCACCGGACGGCTGCGTGGTCTTCCGGTACGCGAGGCCCGCGCCGAACGCGACGCGGTGCTGGATGAACTCGGTCTCGGCGAGCTGGCCGGCCGTCCTTTGAAGAAGCTCTCCGGCGGACAGCGGCGGCTGGCCTGTGTCGCGGCCGCGCTGGTCGGGGAGCGGCCGGTGCTCATCCTCGACGAGCCGACGACCGGAATGGACCCCGTGGCCCGGCGCGCCGTCTGGGCCGCCGTCGACCGGCGGCGTGCCGAGCGCGGTGCGACGGTGCTGCTGGTCACCCACAACGTCATCGAGGCCGAGACCGTCCTCGACCGGGTCGCCGTCATCGAACGCGGCAAGGTGATCGCCTGCGACACCCCGGCCGGGCTCAAGGAGCGGGTCGCGGGCGAGGTCCGGGTGGAACTGGTGTGGCGCGAGCGGGCGCCGCTGGACGTGCCCGAGGTCGCCGCCCTGCGGGCGTCCGCGCAGGAGTCCGGGCGCCGCTGGGTGCTGCGGCTCGGGCCCGACGAGGCGCGGGCGGCGGTCGCCGCCGTGACCGGTGGCGCGGCCTTCGCCGCACTCGACGACTTCACCCTGGCGACACCCAGCCTGGAGGACGTCTACCTGGCGCTCGGCGGGGACGCCACCAAAGGGCTGGTGAAGTCATGAGCCTCATGAGCGGGATCAGTGCGGTGGTCGAGGCGGCCGGAGCGGACCGGTGCGGGTGTGCGGCCGGGCAGGTATCGAACAGGAGCAGCGCCAGGTGACGAGCATCGTTCCTGCGGAAGCGGTGTCCGGGCAGCCGGGCCGGACGGGGCAGGCCGAGCGTCATGGCCGGACCGGGCAGGCCGGGCGCGACGACGGCGCACCGGGCCCGGCGCCCGCGTCGCTCGCGCCGCGCGCCCGGCTGTTCCCCTCGCTCGCCGCGGTCTACCGGGCCCAGCTGTCCCGGGCCCGCGTCGCCCGCATCCCGCTGCTCTTCGTGGCGACCTTCCAGTCCATCGGGATCATGGTCCTGATGCGCGGGGTCGTGGACGGGGGCTCGGAGGCCCGCGCCGTCGTGGCCGGGTCCAGCGTGCTGGTCGTCGCCTTCGTCGCCCTGAACATGCTGGCCCAGTACTTCGGGCAGCTGCGGGCCGGCGGAGGGCTCGACCACTACGCGACCCTGCCGGTGCCGCCCGCCGCGGTGGTGCTCGGAGCTGCCGGGGCGTACGCCTCCTTCACCGTGCCCGGCACGATCGTGACGGCGGTGACGGGCAGCGTGCTGTTCGGGCTGCCGATGACTCATCTGTGGGTGCTCGTCGCGGTCATCCCGCTCTCCGGCGCGGCTCTCTCCGGCCTGGGCGCCGCCTTCGGGCTGCTCGCGCCCCGGCAGGAGCTGGCCACGCTGCTGGGCCAGCTGGGCATGTCCGCCGCGCTGCTGCTGGGCGTGCTCCCGGCGGACCGGCTGCCCGGGCCGATCGGCTGGGCGCGCGACCTGCTGCCCTCCACGTACGGAGTCGAGGCGCTCGCCCGTTCCTTCGACGCCCACCCCGACTGGGCCGTCATCCTCCTCGACCTCGCCGTCTGCGCCGTCGTGGGCGTCCTCTCGCTCGCCGTGGCGACCTGGGCGTACCGCAGGGCAGCGGTCCGGTGAGGCGCGCCACAGGGACGCCTGGCACGATGGCACGGTGACAGCACCTCTGACGCCGCCGCACCAGCCCTCGCCCCACGACCCTTGGCAGACGCCGCCGGACGGCGGCAGCCCCACGGGTTCGCACCTCGGAACCTTGCTGCAGTCACCGGAGGAGCGGGAATTCCGCGCGGACCTGCGCAGGGCGGCGCTGGTCGCTCTCGCCGTGACGGTCGCCGGTGTGGCGCTCGGACTGCTCTGGCTCTGGCTGGCACCGCGGGTGCCGCTGGTCTCCGACGACACGGCCGTCTTCCTCAGCAACAGCGAGGGCGAGGAGGCGATCGGTGCCGACGGCACGTTCGCGCTTCTCGCGCTGGCTTTCGGTGCGGTTTCGGCGGGGCTGGCCTTCTGGTTCCACCGCAAGGGCGGGATCGCCCTCGTGGTGGGGCTCGCGGTGGGCGGACTGCTCGGCTCGCTCCTGGCGTGGCGGCTCGGTATCTGGCTGGGACCGACCGACGACGTGGTCGCCCATGCGCGCGAGGTCGGCAAGGGCGTGATCTTCGATGCGCCGCTGGAGCTGCATGCGAAGGGGGCGTTGCTGGCGTGGTCGTTGGCGGCGATGGCCGTGCATCTGGG
This genomic interval from Streptomyces sp. NBC_00464 contains the following:
- a CDS encoding NYN domain-containing protein, which encodes MERVDRCVVLVDAGYLLGAAASLLAGEPARSRITVDHAALIQGLRERAEADTEQPLLRIYWFDGAPDRVPQPEHRRLRVMPRVTVRLGALTRSDGRWAQKGVDAAMHAELTELARNRACSDVVLVTGDGDLLPGLMSAKEHGVAVHLWAVQAADGDYNQSEDLVAEADERSVLDRAWITQAVRAKETGGACAPPPVPRPEIAAILSAPLPEAALAASAERASEAQAEAARNGTSTPPDENTGHTAHGHGGRGVPTPKDLAGSLRGPAAQADRQQPAPPPANATLRWSSDRGWVERGGPLGEPPETASLPTLAQVTSAEQRWADREEDITTVGGDPFEVGQVFARRWMERLPETVHLQKLSTMYPRIPHRIDGELLRYAARFGLLAHKDDQIDEHDRYAIRAGFWREIDVRAAAEHTPAGEKPTPAADRHAPAAGKPTSAAAAGD
- a CDS encoding ABC transporter ATP-binding protein yields the protein MCAVRDLVKIYPAARGRRGTPATPEVRATDGISLDIRRGEIFGLLGPNGAGKSTLVRQLTGLMRPDSGSVDLLGHDLVRHPERASRLIGYLGQESTALDELTVGLAAETTGRLRGLPVREARAERDAVLDELGLGELAGRPLKKLSGGQRRLACVAAALVGERPVLILDEPTTGMDPVARRAVWAAVDRRRAERGATVLLVTHNVIEAETVLDRVAVIERGKVIACDTPAGLKERVAGEVRVELVWRERAPLDVPEVAALRASAQESGRRWVLRLGPDEARAAVAAVTGGAAFAALDDFTLATPSLEDVYLALGGDATKGLVKS
- a CDS encoding ABC transporter permease is translated as MFPSLAAVYRAQLSRARVARIPLLFVATFQSIGIMVLMRGVVDGGSEARAVVAGSSVLVVAFVALNMLAQYFGQLRAGGGLDHYATLPVPPAAVVLGAAGAYASFTVPGTIVTAVTGSVLFGLPMTHLWVLVAVIPLSGAALSGLGAAFGLLAPRQELATLLGQLGMSAALLLGVLPADRLPGPIGWARDLLPSTYGVEALARSFDAHPDWAVILLDLAVCAVVGVLSLAVATWAYRRAAVR
- a CDS encoding ABC transporter permease; translated protein: MTAPLTPPHQPSPHDPWQTPPDGGSPTGSHLGTLLQSPEEREFRADLRRAALVALAVTVAGVALGLLWLWLAPRVPLVSDDTAVFLSNSEGEEAIGADGTFALLALAFGAVSAGLAFWFHRKGGIALVVGLAVGGLLGSLLAWRLGIWLGPTDDVVAHAREVGKGVIFDAPLELHAKGALLAWSLAAMAVHLGLTALFGPRDPEPEWGVYHPVPSGGAPAPSGSAPAPSGPAPSSSPEPPVPPVPPAPPAGA